The proteins below are encoded in one region of Triticum aestivum cultivar Chinese Spring chromosome 1B, IWGSC CS RefSeq v2.1, whole genome shotgun sequence:
- the LOC123106849 gene encoding protein SENSITIVITY TO RED LIGHT REDUCED 1, which produces MAAAAAVAVATAADWTVVRRRGGRRRGDAPVNTSHLDAPPPLPLTPIPWSPSDPSLDPARVSRLLDRARAAISRVEASRLYRRLLLPDSPLCRRLASLAPARLSLLGVGSFESSPAARLQLALAALLRRDLLAGASATADLFDPVLSSVECAVAVALGFAVPSLDDGCGRRVEESTLFYMPHCEASLYDALLAANWEPRAQLRRVCVLGNSFRRYALQAEENRSGPAAKANLVLKAGRFAWEQRIDDAGDVDDEDWFARAFNETSWHFFEVDQDVDQRKEISSQALSFEKLSL; this is translated from the coding sequence atggccgccgccgccgcggtcgcTGTCGCCACTGCTGCCGACTGGACCGTCGTCCGCCGGCGCGGCGGCCGCCGTCGAGGTGACGCGCCGGTCAACACCTCCCACCTCGACGCCCCGCCGCCACTCCCGTTAACCCCGATCCCGTGGTCGCCCTCCGACCCGTCCCTCGACCCGGCCCGCGTCTCCCGCCTCCTCGACCGCGCCCGCGCCGCGATCTCCCGCGTCGAGGCCTCCCGCCTctaccgccgcctcctcctccccgactCCCCGCTCTGCCGCCGTCTCGCCTCGCTCGCCCCCGCCCGCCTATCCCTCCTCGGCGTCGGCAGCTTCGAGTCCTCCCCCGCCGCGCGCCTCCAGCTCGCGCTCGCGGCCCTCCTCCGCCGCGACCTCCTCGCGGGCGCCTCCGCCACGGCCGACCTTTTCGACCCCGTCCTCTCCTCCGTTGAgtgcgccgtcgccgtcgccctcggCTTTGCCGTTCCGAGCCTCGACGACGGGTGCGGCCGCCGCGTGGAGGAGTCCACCCTCTTCTACATGCCCCACTGCGAGGCGTCGCTCTACGACGCGCTGCTCGCAGCCAACTGGGAGCCCCGCGCTCAGCTCCGCCGCGTCTGCGTCCTCGGCAACAGCTTCCGGCGGTATGCTCTGCAGGCGGAAGAGAACCGCTCGGGACCGGCCGCCAAGGCCAATCTCGTTCTAAAGGCAGGGCGGTTCGCGTGGGAGCAGCGGATCGACGACGCCGGGGATGTGGACGACGAGGACTGGTTCGCCCGTGCGTTCAACGAGACGAGCTGGCATTTCTTCGAGGTGGACCAAGACGTCGACCAGAGGAAGGAGATAAGTTCCCAAGCTTTGTCCTTCGAGAAATTATCACTGTAA